GAGAAAGTAGTAAGAGCCAGAGAAGAGCGCGGAGCGGAGATTCTCGATTGAGAGAAAAAAACAAGAAGAGCGCGGAGACGGAGGCTATAATTCCCGCGCTGAGAAAAGAAAATGGAGAAAGTCCTAAAAGAACGCCGAATCCGACTCCAAAACAAAGAAGGAGCCGGTAACGAATAGAATCTAAGGGAATGAATCGATAAAACATCAATTTTGATTTTTCTTTAGTTCCTCTTCATACTTAAGTCTTCTTGAATATTCTTCAGCTTCTTCCTTTCCAAGGTTTTTGACGCGAATTTCCATGAGAGCTTTTTCTCTCGCGTCACCTTTTACGTTCGAATTTTTCTGAAGCCAATCCGATTCTTCCGTATGAGTTTGTTTTTCCTTCTTTTCTCTATCTTCGATTTCTTTATAAACGGCGTCCATACGATCGGCTCCGTCTTTTCCAAAATACTTTTCACGGATGGCTCTCGTTTTGCCGTTTCGATCCGAAAGATTCATCTTTTCCAATTCTTTATCCCGCAAAAACATTTCAGTTTCATAGGTATTGTATTTCGGCTCTCGAGTCTTTACGGTATTATAATATTGGCCGTAGACATTTTTTCGGTAATCTTCGTATCGTTCCATTCTTCTGTCGCCGCTAAGAGAATCCGTCTCTTTTAAAAATGCGCTCAAAGAATCCTGATACGTTTCTTCGGCTTCTTCCAAACCGAAGATCAACTTAGCGTCGTTATCCGAAAAGATTTGTCTTCTTTTCTTTTTGACGAGTTCGTATTTTTCCGCGCGACTGAGTTTGTCCGGAAGTTCGAATTCTCTCATCGTAGTTTCGTATCTCAGATAACCCGAAAAAAGTTTCATCAGATAATCAGCGTCCTTACCGGAGTAATGATCCGCAATGAAGGCGCGGATGATTTCGTTACACTGTTCGTAGGCGGTGTTTTCGGGGCATTGTCTTCTGAGGGCCCAGAGTTCGGAGACGAGGTTGACTTCCCCGGTTGCGGCGTACTGCATGAGTTCATCGAAGGTCAGCCATTTGCCGTTCTCGTCAAAAATTCTTCTGGAAGTATCTACTACGGCTTGGTTCAGGACCCATTCTCCCGATTCCGATCTTTGAAGAGTAAACTCTGTCTCCGAATCTGCGGAGCGGTTGTTCGAGCCGGAGCCGCCGTTAAAAAAAACGAACCAAATCAATGCGATGAGAATCACAGAGATCAATGCGATGACTGCTGGGAATGTAATTCTTTCCTGGAGAGATTTCATGGACCTGTGATTCTGAAAGAATTCTTTCTCAAGGCAAACCTTTTTTGTTTTTTCTGAAAAAGAGGGTTCGGATGAAATGACAAAGTGGTGAAACAGAAAAGACCGATTCTCTATTACCCGGAAGGGACCACGGGCGCGAAGGAGATTTTTTCCCACTTAGAAAGATTCGACATTCGCTCCTACACGTCCGATCAAATCTCTCGACTGGACGGGGAAGAACCGGAGATACTCATAGCCAATACAAGGCTGAAAGTAAACAAGGACGCGGTTCAAAAATATCAGACGGTAAGAATTTTTGCGACGGTAAGTTCAGGCACCGACCACGTAGATTTTGCGGCTCTCAAAGAAACCGGAAGAATTTTTTTGAACGCCCCCGGTTGTAATGCGACTTCGGTTGCAGAATATTGTTTCGCCGGTCTGAGAAGTCGATTTTCCGAAGAAGAACTCGGAAGTCTTAAGGTAGGAATGATCGGTCACGGTCATACAGGAAAAGAATTTTATAAAATTCTAAAGTCGCGCAAGATCGAATCCGTTTTTTACGATCCGTTTTACAAAGCGGAATCGTCACCTCTGAAGGAAGTTTTGAATTCCGATATCGTAAGTTATCACGTTCCTCTGACAAAAGAAGGTTTGGAACCGACTTTTCGGATGATCACAAATACGATCGTCGATTCTTTCAAAACAAAAACCGTTTTTATCAATACGAGCCGCGGAGAAATTTTTACTCCGGAGGCATTTTTGAAATTGCTGGAAAGAGAAGATATATTCAAAATTTGTGATGTATTTGATCCGGAACCTCCAACCGAAGAATTCGGAGCCGTTTTATCGAAAGCAAAAAATTCCATCTTTACTCCTCATATCGCGGGTTACAGCCAGATCGGAAGAATGAGCGGAACACATCGTGTCGCGGAAAAGTTGTCGATTCTTTACGAGGACAAGCCCTTACCTCCGCTCGAATTCTTTTTAGAAACGAAAGGGGAATTTAAAACGGAAACCTTTCTTTTGGAAGAGGATCGTCTTTTAAAGGAATCTTGGAAGAATGGTGATTCGAGTTATTTTGAAAGAAGACGAAATTCTTATCCCGTCCGATTGGACTGGGGTCTTGTGTAAAAAATTTTCCTCTTGGCGATGAAATCGATTTTTCAAAGCGGATTTGTCCGTGATTCTACGGATTGGCGGACTTAAAGTCCGTTTCAAGACAAATTTTACGGTGATACTTTGTCGGAACAAGTTTGATTTTTCATTTGATTTTTACGTTAGGCAAAACGGAACCGAAGTTTTTTCGAAAGGAATGGATCTAAACGTTTCCCCAGTCGATAAACTGTTGTCCTTTTGATTGTTGGCAGTTTGGACAAAAGAAAGAATCATAACCTAAGACGTTTGCCCTTCGAATCGTAGTTCCACAAACGGGGCAGGGTTCGTTTTTACGATTTCTGACTTTAACGTGGTCGCGAACTTTCACTTCTAAAGGCGCGTTTTTCTTTCGAATATAATCGATCGAAGTGAAAAGAACTTCTTTGATACTTTTGTAGAGTAGGGATTTATCTTCCGGTGCGAGTTGATTGCAGGGAGTTTTCGGATGAATTTTTGCAGCGAAAAGGACTTCGTCCGCATAAGCATTTCCTAATGCACTCAGTTTGGTCTGATCCATCAAAAAGACTCTGGTCTGTTTTCGACTTTTGTCCATCAGCTTTAGAAAGAGTGATTCCGTAAATTCTTCGGAGAGAAGATCGACTCCTTGCTCTTTGTATTTTGGAATTTGTCCCAATTCTTCCGGCTTCAAAAAATAGACCTTTCCCATTCTCGTGTCGTCCATATAATTCAGGACGGGACCGTCCGTATTAAACCGAATACAAAGATCCTTTCGTTTGTATTTTGGATCCAGGGAAAATCGACCGGATAACATCGGATGAATGACTATATTCATTTTTTCGAATGCGAAGTTGAGAAAGGGTCCGTGTCTTTCTATTTTTTGGAAAACGGCACCCTTGAATGCGGTTTCCAAGGCTCCGCCGGTAAGATCGCGGACTACGATCGGATCGACGACCTCGATGGATTCGATTTTTCGATCGATCAACTCGGGAATGAGTCTTTCTTGAATGATGACTAGATCCGGGAGTTCGGGCATACGGGCGATTGGATTCTATTTTTTTACTTTCGTCAAGAAGTTGTCCGTGTTTGAATACGCGAATTTTATTGCCCTTCCCCATACTTCTTCTAAGAATAAAATAGATTCTTCTTTCATTTCGGCTTAGAAAAAATCAAAGCGGAAACGAAAAATACCTAAGTATTCCATGATTGAAAACTTTTTTTGAAAACTGCTTGTTTATTTCCTGAAAATCTTATTCTCTTGAGTTGAAAAGAGTGAGGACGTCCGCGAAACAAATTTTGAATTTTCTAGATCTTTGCCGCCGGAACCTACTCGAAAAGGAGCATCGTATGAAACGTATTCTTGGTATCATTCTGATTTCTACATTTGCAAATTGTTTGCTCGTCGATTCCTTAGGTCTGGAAACGAGATATAAGGGTAAAGAAGCCAAACAAAAGATTGCGGACGCGATCAACAAAGTCGCTTCCGTGAGAAAAGCAGCGGGTTTTGTGGATACTCCGGAAGAATCTCTCGTGTTTCTTTTGGCTCCGGACTTCGCAGGTTTTGAAGACGATAAATATTATCCGAAAGTAAGAGTCGACGATTGTGCTAAAAAAATTATTTCTCCAACGGGAGCGATCGTATCTCCCTTGCTTCCCATTCTATTTGATTGCAATTTAGATCCGGACGGAATACTGCTTCAGAACGAATAAAACGAATAAGGCCGATTCTTAAATTATTGTTTGACATTTCTTGATTCATGGTGTGCAATTGCACATGTGCAGATACATATGTGTATTTGCACATAAAAGTTTTGGAGGCCTTTATGCTTTCTACGTTGGACAGAACTGAATTATCTCCTTCCGGTCTTTACAGGATTCGTTTTCAGGATTGTGATCCTTTCGGGCATCTCAACAACGCTCGTTATATGGATTACTTTTTAGAGGCGAGGGAAGATCACCTGAGGGATTTTTACGGATTCGACTTGTTTGAACATTCTTCCAGAGAAGGAAAGTCCTGGGTGGTGACTCGAACCCAAATCGCGTATCTCGAGCCCGCTAAACAGAGCGATCTGGTTCGGATCGTTACGAGACTGGTTTCCAGGAGCGACGGTGGAATTCGAAACGAAGATCTGATGTATGATCAATCCGGAAAAAAATTAAAGGCTATGTTATGGATTGATTTTGCTTTTATAGATCTTAAAAGAGGGAGACCGACCCGGCATGGAGAGGACTTGAATCAGTTTTTCAATTCCGTCCTCTATTCGGATCCCGGACTACAAAATGCAAATTTTGAAGAGCGCGTTCGAGAGATGAAACGAACTATGGCTCCGGGAATGGAAGCGGTTCCCGCATAGAATCAATTCGGAGAATTTTTATGGTTAAGAAAGTGGAATCTACGGTTTTAAAAAAATCTTCAAAAAAAGAATCTTTGAAACCTACTCGAGATGAACTCTTGACCGTAGGTTTGGGATGTCTCAACTTCAATTTGAAAAGGGCATCCCGAGCCATTGCTCAATACTTCGATCACGTTCTGGATCCGGTTGGTCTAACCTCCGCACGTTTTAATATTCTTATGACTCTGGGAACCACGGAAGGAATGGAGTTGGCTCCGATGGCGGATCTCCTGGTTTTGGATCGGACTACTCTTCTTCGGAATTTGGAACCTTTGGAAACGTTAGGCTACATCAAGGACATTCCTTCGGAGAATAAAAGGGCTAGAAAGGTCGCCCTTACCGAAAAGGGTTGGGACGCGCTCCGTCTGGCGTATCCGGTTTGGAAAGTGGCACACGATCACGTTGTTCAAAATCTCGGCGTTCCGGAATGGAAATCCATTATCAAAGGTCTTAGAACAATTTCCAAAAAAAGAATATTCGAAAATTCTTAATCGTTTATCGATCTGTTTTGTCTACGCCAACCACTTTAAGATGACCTTGGTAAAATCGGCTTGGACCGCGGGTTTGCTTACGTAGTCGTCCATTCCGGCTTCGATACATTTTTCTCTTTCTCCGGATACGATTCCCGCGGTGAGCGCGATGATCGGAACCCTTCGCTCCATTTCCAAACCTCGAATTGCGAGCGCGGCTTCGTATCCGTTCATCTCCGGCATTTGGATATCCATAAAAATCAGATCCGGCATCGACTTTAAGTTTTGTTCGACCGCCTCGAGTCCGTTGCCCGCCTCTACGATTTTTGCGGCGGGAAGAATTCTCGCGATGATACTTTTGGTGAGAAGCATGTTGACGGGGTTGTCCTCGGCGATCAAAATTTTAACAGCCTTCCGAATTGCGGGAGTTGCCTCTCCTGTTTTGATTTCGCTTTTTTGCGAATAAGGTTTTTTAAGAATCTGGTTTCTTCCGATCAGATCGTAGAGTTCGCGGATATATATCGGTTTTGTGATCACTTCTTGAATTCCGATCGCCTGAGATTCTTCGATCGTACTGGAATCGTCGGAGGCGCTGCTCAACAGAATGATAGGTTGTTCTTCCGCCGGAACGTCTAGTTTCTGACGTATGATTTTTGCGGTTTCTATTCCGTCCATAAAAGGCATGTGGTAATCCAACAAGACGAAGTCGTAACGATTTCCGGAAGAAATCTTTTCAATCGCTTCGGTCCCGCTCCTTACTAGTTCGCAGGGAATATTCGATAACTTTAACATCTCTTCCAAAATTTTTCGATTGTTATCGTTATCGTCCACGATCAATATATTTTTGACGGTTTCAAACCGGGGCCATTGATTTGTTTGGTTTGATTCTAAGATTTCCATTTTGAGATCGAAGAAAAAAGTGCTTCCGACTCCGATCTTACTTTCTAACTCCAACTTGCTTTTCATCATCGCAAGAATTTGATTCGAAATCGTAAGTCCCAAACCTGTTCCGCCGAATCTTCTCGTAGTCGAGGCGTCTTCTTGAGAGAATGCGTCGAAAATTCTTTTTTGATTTTCTTGGGCGATTCCGATTCCTGTATCACTTACTGAAAATCGGAGAACGGATTCCTTTTCGGAGACTTTCTCGAGGACTTCGATTTTAAATTCGATCTCGCCTTCTTCCGTAAATTTGATCGCGTTGCTAAAAAGATTTACGATGATCTGTTTTAAACGAACATTATCCGTGTTTACGAATTTTGGAACCGAAGGATATATATTTACGAGCAATTCCAAATTCTTTTTGTGAGCCTGAAATTTGATCGTATTTACGACTTGGCTTCCCAATTCCAGAACGTCGGTCATCTCATAGGAGAGTTCTAATTTTCCGGCTTCAATTTTAGAAAAATCTAATATATCGTTGATGACGTCGAGCAACGATCCGGCGGATTGATAAACGGTCATCATATACTGATGTTGAGTCGCGTCTAAATTCGTTCTGAGTAACAAGTCCGTAAATCCTATGATTCCGTTGAGAGGTGTTCTGATCTCGTGGCTCATGTTCGCCAAAAATTCGGATTTTGCGCTGCTCGCTCTTTCTGCGACTATCTTTGCTTTTTTGAGTTCTTCCCTTTGCTGACAACTTTCGGTGATATCCTGAGTGAACATCATGATTCCTCCGATCGTTCCGTCCAATTGATACCAAGGCCGAACCTCCCATCTCAGATATTGATCCTGTTCCCAGCCTGCGGGTCTCCAGACGTCTTCGTCGTTCTTTAGAACTTCTCCGGAAAGACATCTTTGATGTGTCTCTTTCCATTCTTGAGAAATGTTTGGAAATACTTCGTAATGAGATAAGCCTAAGATGTCTCGACCTTGGAGATGATATTCCGCGAGCCATCTTTCACTGACTGCGATGTATTTGATTTCGGTATCGAGCATCGCAACTGCGGCAGGCGCGTGTTCGACGAAAGCGAGTAATCTGGATCTTTCCATAAAGAGGGCGATCTCGGTTTTTTTTCTCTCGTCGATGTCGTATATGGCTCCGTAGATTCTTATACAGATTCCGTTTTCAAATTCCGCGTTGGCTACGGAACGTACCCAGAGTTCGTTTCCTTTTGCGGTAACCAATTGCATTTCGATATCGTATGGGATTCCGTTCGTGATTAGTTTTTCGACCGCCTCGCTTACTTTTGTTCTGCTTTCTCCTTCTTTTACGAATCGAAGTCCGTGCTCGATCGTAGGTACGAAGTCGGCCGGAACCTCGTGCATTTCTTTTGTAACAGAGGACCAAGTGCCTATCCCCGTTTTTAAGTCAGCGTCCCAGGCTCCGATCCTGACAAGTTTGCTCGTTTGTTCCAAAAGTCCCTTGGCTTTTATCAACTCGCTCTCAAAATTTTTACTCTCTGTGATATCGTAAGTAAGAATCATAACGGAATAATCCGGGAGATCGAGAGGTAGGGCCGTTACTTTTGTCCAGATAACCGATCCGTTTTCGATTTGAATCCCGACAACCTCGTCTTTGACGACGTAATTTTTGGTTCTTGCTTTGTAACTCGGAAGTTCTTCCAAGCTGTAACGGGTCCCGTCTGCTTTATAGTAAATTCTGTTTTTATAATATCCCTTTTCCAATCTTTCATTATCGATCGAAAGGATCTGTCCCAGCGCCGGATTGATTTTGACCACATCGTGATTATGATTTAATAAGGTTACGCCGACTGGAAGGGATTCAAAAAGAGTGTTTAACTCGATCTCGCTCTTTCGCAAAAGTTCGGTGGTTTGTTTGATCGAGGTTATATCGTTAACGATCACAAAAAAACCGGCAAGTTTTCCGTCTTTTATATCCGGGATGTATTGGGCGATTGTCTTTTTAGCGGGTTTACCTTCCGGCATCGGAATTGTTCTTTCAAAACTTTGTTCCTTTCCTTGGAGCACATTTTCGATGTAGGGAAGATTTTGTTCGTAGAGTGATTCTCCTAAAATTTCACGAATATGTTTTCCTAAAATATCCTGGGGCGCCATTCCAAACCATTGAAGATACGCTTCGTTTGCAAACCGGTTTATTAGGTTCGCGTCCCAGTAACCGATGAGAGCGGGTAAGGCGTCCAAAATCGATCGAAAGTATTCGTTTAAATTTTCGGAGGTTTTCGTTTTTAGAATTTTTTCCGAATCGTCTACTCCGCCTAATAATAAGTAGGCGATGCCTTCTTCGTTACGGAGAATTTTTATATGGCTCTTAAGGAGAGTGAGGTTTGATTTTGATCGAAAGGAAAAAAGCCCATCGGTTTCGGTAGAATTACCTTTTTTGACTTTGCCGGCGAGTTGATCCATTTCTCGGATCGTTTCTTGGGTCAAGATAGAGCCGTGATTTTCGAAAGACGGTTCGTAATCGAGGGTTCTTAAAAATCTTCTGTCACACCAAAAATTCTTCTCTGATTCTAAATCTAAAATCCACAATCCGTCTAACGCTCGATTTTGAATCCAATCAAAGAGTGTAGAATCTTTTTGAATCCAGAGATGTAGTTCCTGTTCCAGGGAATTTGGCATATACGTAGATTTTGACGGATGAGACTCGGAGGATAAGGATCGAGGATTCTATAAACGAGAAAAAAAATTCCAAGTCAAATGAAAATTAATTCTCTTTGCAGGGGATTTCGAATCGAAGAAGATTCTTACATAAAAAAGAAGGCGAGTCTCAATTTTGATCTATAAATAAGAATCGGTCTCGAGCTTCTTTTAATTCCTTTTTGTTCAATTTATGTCAAAATCAAGCTCCTTTCCGACCTTTTTTAATCCGAGAATTCTATCGCTTTCCGTTTTGCAGAAACGATTAAATTTAATGCCTGGTATCTCCTAAGTCAAAAAATTTCAAGATCCGCTGCGAAAAAAAGATTCTTCGAATTTAAGTAAGAATATTCAAAAAATTGAATTTACTTCTAAGAATTCTCCGGTATTCTTATATGCCTGCGGGAGTGATTTAAAATCGTTTTCCGTTATGTTCCTATTTTTATTTTCGTCGATTTAAAAATCTTAATCCTTTCGCTTTAGAAATATAGAAAATAATCGGAAATGATGCGAGATATTTTTAAAAAAATAAATTTTATATAAATCACGCTTTGCTTCCATATGATTTCGTGCAAAAATGGTGCCCCGATTCCCCTAAAATCATGATTCAGTTGAAAATACCTTCTTTTTTAAGGCCTCCGGTCTTTTCCGATACAGAGAAAGATTTTTCCGTAAAGCTCATGTATGGAATCATGATCGCTTGTTTAACGGTGGCTCTGAGTTATCGAATTCTACATCCGATCCTCGCCGAAAAACCTAAGGCCGTTTACATCGCCGCCTATCTCATTCCTCTCGCCGTTTTTATCTGTCACGTAGTTGCAAAAACCGGAAGGATTCTACTCGCGGCTCATATCATGATCGGAATCGAATGGCTCGCCACTTTCGGAATTATGTTTCGAGAAGGAGCGACTCAAACGGTAGTGTTTCCATTCAGTCTTATTTTGATTTTAATTTCGGCGCTTCTCCTCGGAACCAGAGCCGTGTATTTTTACGCGACTCTTTCCATTACTTTGGCGATCTTTAGCGAATATCTGATTCAAAATGGGATCATTCAAACTGTGGAGAATCCGACGGGGCCTTGGTCGGTTCTTATGGGAGAAATCGCCGCGTTTGTTCTCGTCGCGATTTTGATGAGATACACGTTGCTCGGCTTTACCAAAGTAAAAAAGGAATTATCCGATATTCAACGTTATGCGAAATTGGGAGCTTGGAGTTTGGATACTCAGACGTTGGAACTGACTCTGACAAAAGAGTATCAGTTTCTTTTGGGTGATATGAATGCTACCGAGTCTATAAATATCTCTTTTTCCTCCTTTTTGGAATCCTATGTTGTGGAAGAGGATAGGTCAAAACTTCTTACCATTCTCGCGGAAAGTTTAACTCATAAGGAAGAACCGAACTATTCCATTGAGTTCGTTTATCAAATCAGAAGGGTGGACGGAAAAAATCGTTTTCTCCTTGTAAACGGTAGATTCGGAAATCCGTTTATCGAATTCGGAACCGCTCAGGATATTACTGAAAAACATTTAGCCGAAGAAGCGTTACGACCCACACAAGAGATCTATTCTAAAGTGTTTACTCTGAGTCCGATTTCGACGACGATCTCGACGGTGGAAGAAGGAAGATACATAGAAGTCAACGATAGCTTTGTGAATCTTTTCGGTTATTCAAGGGAGGAGTCGATCGGAAGAACGAGCACCGAGTTGAATATTTGGCCCGATCCGAAAGTAAGAAAGGCTTATCTGGAAAGATTGGTTCAAGAAAGAATTCTTCTGGATCAAGAATTGATTCTGCAAGCTAAGGATGGGAGGACCATCCATGCGGAATGTTACAGTATGTTTGCTGAAATCAGCGGCAAACTCTGCGTAATCAATCTAGTAAAAGACATCTCCGAGAAAAAAGAAGCCGAAGCATTACGAAGATTGAATAAGGAAATCTCGGATCAAAAAGAACTGATTGAAAAGCAAAAACAAGAATTGGAGGAGATTCTCCAGAACTTAAAAAAAACTCAGAGTCAGCTTATCGTTTCCGAAAAAATGGCCGCCTTAGGACAGTTAGTCGCGGGGATCGCGCATGAGATCAACAATCCGATCGGGGTCATCAAGGCGGCTAACGACTCGATTCAGAATTATTTCGAACATTCTACAGATAGATTGTCCAGACATTCCGATCTCATTCAAGGTTTGGATATTTCAGTTTTAAAGGAGCTTTTTTCCTTTATGAATAAGGGGAAAAAAGATCAAGAAATCATTCCTCCTAAGGAAGCGCGTTCTCGGATCAAAGAATTGGAAGCGAAGCTGAAAGAAAGGAAAATCGAAAATGCACATTCGATCGCTCAAGATTTAGTTGAATCGGGTTTGGAAAACTCGTTGGAGGAATTTCCGAAATTATTTTCCGGTAAACACATTACGATTCTTTTAAGTTTTGCTATGGAAGAGATTCAAGCTGCGAAAAGTTCAAAGTTGATCGATATGTCGGTGAATCGGACTTCGAAAGTCGTTTTTGCTCTTAGAAAATTTTCTC
This is a stretch of genomic DNA from Leptospira tipperaryensis. It encodes these proteins:
- a CDS encoding TIGR04452 family lipoprotein encodes the protein MKRILGIILISTFANCLLVDSLGLETRYKGKEAKQKIADAINKVASVRKAAGFVDTPEESLVFLLAPDFAGFEDDKYYPKVRVDDCAKKIISPTGAIVSPLLPILFDCNLDPDGILLQNE
- a CDS encoding lipase secretion chaperone gives rise to the protein MKSLQERITFPAVIALISVILIALIWFVFFNGGSGSNNRSADSETEFTLQRSESGEWVLNQAVVDTSRRIFDENGKWLTFDELMQYAATGEVNLVSELWALRRQCPENTAYEQCNEIIRAFIADHYSGKDADYLMKLFSGYLRYETTMREFELPDKLSRAEKYELVKKKRRQIFSDNDAKLIFGLEEAEETYQDSLSAFLKETDSLSGDRRMERYEDYRKNVYGQYYNTVKTREPKYNTYETEMFLRDKELEKMNLSDRNGKTRAIREKYFGKDGADRMDAVYKEIEDREKKEKQTHTEESDWLQKNSNVKGDAREKALMEIRVKNLGKEEAEEYSRRLKYEEELKKNQN
- a CDS encoding MarR family winged helix-turn-helix transcriptional regulator; the encoded protein is MVKKVESTVLKKSSKKESLKPTRDELLTVGLGCLNFNLKRASRAIAQYFDHVLDPVGLTSARFNILMTLGTTEGMELAPMADLLVLDRTTLLRNLEPLETLGYIKDIPSENKRARKVALTEKGWDALRLAYPVWKVAHDHVVQNLGVPEWKSIIKGLRTISKKRIFENS
- a CDS encoding PAS domain-containing sensor histidine kinase, which codes for MIQLKIPSFLRPPVFSDTEKDFSVKLMYGIMIACLTVALSYRILHPILAEKPKAVYIAAYLIPLAVFICHVVAKTGRILLAAHIMIGIEWLATFGIMFREGATQTVVFPFSLILILISALLLGTRAVYFYATLSITLAIFSEYLIQNGIIQTVENPTGPWSVLMGEIAAFVLVAILMRYTLLGFTKVKKELSDIQRYAKLGAWSLDTQTLELTLTKEYQFLLGDMNATESINISFSSFLESYVVEEDRSKLLTILAESLTHKEEPNYSIEFVYQIRRVDGKNRFLLVNGRFGNPFIEFGTAQDITEKHLAEEALRPTQEIYSKVFTLSPISTTISTVEEGRYIEVNDSFVNLFGYSREESIGRTSTELNIWPDPKVRKAYLERLVQERILLDQELILQAKDGRTIHAECYSMFAEISGKLCVINLVKDISEKKEAEALRRLNKEISDQKELIEKQKQELEEILQNLKKTQSQLIVSEKMAALGQLVAGIAHEINNPIGVIKAANDSIQNYFEHSTDRLSRHSDLIQGLDISVLKELFSFMNKGKKDQEIIPPKEARSRIKELEAKLKERKIENAHSIAQDLVESGLENSLEEFPKLFSGKHITILLSFAMEEIQAAKSSKLIDMSVNRTSKVVFALRKFSHFGSEGLKTSVILSESIETVLTIYQNQLKTGVEIHKEYEDVPPIQGYADDLIHVWTNLIYNAVQAMSFKGILGIAIRRSGENEVEVSVSDSGPGIPMEVQDRIFEPFFTTKAQGEGSGLGLDIARRIIETHGGAIRFETSPSGTKFFVRLPIA
- a CDS encoding response regulator — encoded protein: MPNSLEQELHLWIQKDSTLFDWIQNRALDGLWILDLESEKNFWCDRRFLRTLDYEPSFENHGSILTQETIREMDQLAGKVKKGNSTETDGLFSFRSKSNLTLLKSHIKILRNEEGIAYLLLGGVDDSEKILKTKTSENLNEYFRSILDALPALIGYWDANLINRFANEAYLQWFGMAPQDILGKHIREILGESLYEQNLPYIENVLQGKEQSFERTIPMPEGKPAKKTIAQYIPDIKDGKLAGFFVIVNDITSIKQTTELLRKSEIELNTLFESLPVGVTLLNHNHDVVKINPALGQILSIDNERLEKGYYKNRIYYKADGTRYSLEELPSYKARTKNYVVKDEVVGIQIENGSVIWTKVTALPLDLPDYSVMILTYDITESKNFESELIKAKGLLEQTSKLVRIGAWDADLKTGIGTWSSVTKEMHEVPADFVPTIEHGLRFVKEGESRTKVSEAVEKLITNGIPYDIEMQLVTAKGNELWVRSVANAEFENGICIRIYGAIYDIDERKKTEIALFMERSRLLAFVEHAPAAVAMLDTEIKYIAVSERWLAEYHLQGRDILGLSHYEVFPNISQEWKETHQRCLSGEVLKNDEDVWRPAGWEQDQYLRWEVRPWYQLDGTIGGIMMFTQDITESCQQREELKKAKIVAERASSAKSEFLANMSHEIRTPLNGIIGFTDLLLRTNLDATQHQYMMTVYQSAGSLLDVINDILDFSKIEAGKLELSYEMTDVLELGSQVVNTIKFQAHKKNLELLVNIYPSVPKFVNTDNVRLKQIIVNLFSNAIKFTEEGEIEFKIEVLEKVSEKESVLRFSVSDTGIGIAQENQKRIFDAFSQEDASTTRRFGGTGLGLTISNQILAMMKSKLELESKIGVGSTFFFDLKMEILESNQTNQWPRFETVKNILIVDDNDNNRKILEEMLKLSNIPCELVRSGTEAIEKISSGNRYDFVLLDYHMPFMDGIETAKIIRQKLDVPAEEQPIILLSSASDDSSTIEESQAIGIQEVITKPIYIRELYDLIGRNQILKKPYSQKSEIKTGEATPAIRKAVKILIAEDNPVNMLLTKSIIARILPAAKIVEAGNGLEAVEQNLKSMPDLIFMDIQMPEMNGYEAALAIRGLEMERRVPIIALTAGIVSGEREKCIEAGMDDYVSKPAVQADFTKVILKWLA
- a CDS encoding NAD(P)-dependent oxidoreductase, which encodes MKQKRPILYYPEGTTGAKEIFSHLERFDIRSYTSDQISRLDGEEPEILIANTRLKVNKDAVQKYQTVRIFATVSSGTDHVDFAALKETGRIFLNAPGCNATSVAEYCFAGLRSRFSEEELGSLKVGMIGHGHTGKEFYKILKSRKIESVFYDPFYKAESSPLKEVLNSDIVSYHVPLTKEGLEPTFRMITNTIVDSFKTKTVFINTSRGEIFTPEAFLKLLEREDIFKICDVFDPEPPTEEFGAVLSKAKNSIFTPHIAGYSQIGRMSGTHRVAEKLSILYEDKPLPPLEFFLETKGEFKTETFLLEEDRLLKESWKNGDSSYFERRRNSYPVRLDWGLV
- a CDS encoding acyl-CoA thioesterase, whose amino-acid sequence is MLSTLDRTELSPSGLYRIRFQDCDPFGHLNNARYMDYFLEAREDHLRDFYGFDLFEHSSREGKSWVVTRTQIAYLEPAKQSDLVRIVTRLVSRSDGGIRNEDLMYDQSGKKLKAMLWIDFAFIDLKRGRPTRHGEDLNQFFNSVLYSDPGLQNANFEERVREMKRTMAPGMEAVPA
- a CDS encoding Fpg/Nei family DNA glycosylase, with the protein product MPELPDLVIIQERLIPELIDRKIESIEVVDPIVVRDLTGGALETAFKGAVFQKIERHGPFLNFAFEKMNIVIHPMLSGRFSLDPKYKRKDLCIRFNTDGPVLNYMDDTRMGKVYFLKPEELGQIPKYKEQGVDLLSEEFTESLFLKLMDKSRKQTRVFLMDQTKLSALGNAYADEVLFAAKIHPKTPCNQLAPEDKSLLYKSIKEVLFTSIDYIRKKNAPLEVKVRDHVKVRNRKNEPCPVCGTTIRRANVLGYDSFFCPNCQQSKGQQFIDWGNV